In Miscanthus floridulus cultivar M001 chromosome 5, ASM1932011v1, whole genome shotgun sequence, one genomic interval encodes:
- the LOC136452528 gene encoding cytochrome P450 CYP72A616-like, with translation MVLEASFAAAASAWIFLLGGVTGLVFNIVLLWQAGRLLLHQLWWQPRRLERALRAQGIRGTSYLFFAGDLKEYGRLAKEAWSKPLPLRCHDIAQRVTPFVWQLVREHGKKSMSWFGPSPKVTIVDPELAKDVLSNKFGHFEKLNALFPRCWALSKMLGDSVASHEGEKWVKHRRILNPAFHLEKLKRMLPAFSAFCEELVSRWAKSLSSDGSCELDVWPELQNLTGDVISRTAFSSSYQGGRRIFQLHAEQASLVMTNIRKIMIPGYMSLPTANNRKMRRNNKEVESILRDIIGKRIQAMKQGESTKDDLLGLLLETNMRDTDGNNSEPTGMGMRIEDVIEECKVFYFAGMETTSVLLTWTMVVLSMHPEWQDRAREEVIGLFRQNKPEYEGLSRLKTVTMVLYEVLRLYPPAISFVRKTYKEMEIGGITYPAGVILEVPVLFIHHDPDIWGSDVHEFRPNRFAEGISKASKDPGAFLPFGWGPRICIGQNFALLEAKMALSMILRRFEFALAPSYTHAPHTVITTHPMHGAQLKLRAI, from the exons TTTTAACATTGTGCTCCTGTGGCAGGCcgggcggctgctgctgcaccAGCTATGGTGGCAGCCTCGGCGTCTGGAGCGTGCGCTGCGTGCACAGGGCATCCGCGGCACGTCGTACCTGTTCTTCGCCGGCGACCTCAAGGAATACGGCCGACTGGCCAAGGAGGCCTGGTCTAAGCCCCTGCCGCTGCGTTGCCACGACATCGCACAACGGGTCACGCCGTTTGTGTGGCAGCTTGTCCGGGAGCACGGGAAGAAGAGCATGTCGTGGTTTGGCCCCAGCCCCAAGGTGACCATCGTCGATCCTGAGCTGGCCAAGGACGTGCTGTCCAACAAGTTCGGCCACTTCGAGAAGCTcaacgccctgttc CCACGATGCTGGGCGCTGTCCAAGATGCTGGGCGACAGCGTGGCCAGCCACGAGGGTGAGAAGTGGGTCAAACACAGAAGGATCCTCAATCCTGCTTTCCATCTAGAGAAGCTCAAG CGCATGCTGCCAGCGTTTTCTGCGTTCTGCGAAGAGCTGGTAAGCAGATGGGCGAAGTCCCTCAGCTCGGACGGTTCGTGCGAGCTGGATGTGTGGCCTGAGCTGCAGAACCTCACTGGAGACGTCATTTCTCGCACCGCGTTCAGCAGCAGCTaccaaggaggaagaaggattTTCCAGCTACATGCCGAGCAAGCTTCGCTTGTCATGACGAACATTAGGAAGATTATGATTCCTGGTTACAT GTCCTTGCCTACCGCAAACAACAGAAAGATGCGCAGAAACAACAAAGAGGTGGAATCAATTCTGCGAGATATAATTGGGAAAAGAATTCAAGCAATGAAACAAGGCGAGAGCACCAAAGATGACTTGCTGGGTCTGTTGCTGGAGACAAACATGAGAGACACAGACGGGAATAATAGCGAACCTACCGGCATGGGGATGAGGATCGAAGATGTCATCGAGGAGTGCAAGGTATTCTATTTCGCAGGAATGGAGACCACATCGGTGCTGCTCACATGGACAATGGTTGTACTCAGCATGCACCCAGAGTGGCAGGACCGTGCAAGGGAGGAAGTCATTGGCCTGTTTCGCCAAAACAAGCCCGAGTATGAAGGCCTAAGCCGCCTCAAAACC GTGACCATGGTCCTTTACGAGGTTCTCCGGTTGTACCCGCCGGCCATTTCTTTCGTCCGGAAAACATACAAGGAGATGGAGATCGGCGGCATCACCTACCCCGCCGGCGTGATCTTGGAGGTGCCCGTGCTCTTCATCCACCATGACCCAGATATCTGGGGAAGCGACGTGCAcgagttcaggcccaacagattCGCCGAGGGGATCTCCAAGGCCTCCAAGGACCCGGGCGCGTTCCTCCCGTTCGGCTGGGGGCCGCGCATCTGCATCGGCCAGAACTTCGCGCTGCTCGAGGCCAAGATGGCGCTGAGCATGATCCTTCGGAGATTTGAGTTTGCGCTCGCGCCGTCGTATACTCATGCGCCGCATACCGTGATAACGACGCATCCTATGCATGGTGCGCAGCTTAAGCTCAGAGCAATATGA